The Homalodisca vitripennis isolate AUS2020 chromosome 7, UT_GWSS_2.1, whole genome shotgun sequence DNA segment ttatacatttattaactaatatttgGTTTATGTTCCaagggttttaaaattgttctctAAATGTTGACATAACATTTTGGCGTTTAAAAATGTGCAGTAAATGTTGTATGATAAAGTCCAAACATTCAATTATcgattcaaaaataaaattcacaactCTATTAGAGAGTAGAGCCGACCACTACCGatctaataataacaaataaagtgGATTCGGAGAGTAGTGATTAGGAGTAGCAAACACAATGTCGTGGATGTGCTAACACACGGTAATGGAACCAAGGCTTGTACGGCAAGCAGTGGCAGTGGCGCTGTTCATACTAATCTGTAGCGTTTAATCAACGAAACCGGTAATCTTGGTCCTTAGATGGCAGGACAAGATgtattattgaacattaaaaaaaatactgaagtTCCTGTTTCGCATAAAACCATTTATGAAAGAGTTTTATCGTTTTTTATATTGGTTGCATAAGAGATTTTATTACTGAAAGGGTTATAAATTGGTTGTGATATTCAATTTTGTAAGAACAAGATTTGAATACGTGTTCCATGATTAAATTTGAGGTAGGATCTTTCATGATACTTTTTGTGCGTTTTAAGAGTGGCTTACTTAttgaagttaaaatgttttaattttctccaaGATGTATTTTcgttttctatattttcttatgAGTAAATTGAATTTGTTAGTATACTCGGCCAAGTAGGTATATTGcgttaattatatacattattttttactttatacttaaaatacttCTTAGACGTTTTACAAGTACAAGCACAATTGcctagaatttttatttttacaaactgattAGGCAAAAGCCAATTTCAGTTTGTAATAAGTTTGGTTTTGTCTCTTGTAAATCAATAAGGTTTTGTTCCAGTTATGTTAAACTCTACTTGTGACTATTTTAGTAGTAAACCTTTTAGATTGTAGAAATTTGTATGACGGAATTTATATAAGAGAAACATCTGGCAGATTCTGTAACATGAGACAAAGTACAAGAATGACAACATAAAATAGTGAAGGCTCACTGCTCTGAGGCTGCACCGCCTTTAATGTGGTACCAGAAGTATAGCAGGAAACAGAGTAGTCTCACTGGCTCTGAGGCTGCACCGCCGTTAATGTGTGGTACCAGAAGTATAGCAGGAAACAGAGAAGTCTCACTGGCTCTGAGGCTGCACTGCCGTTAATGTGGTACCAAAAGTATAGCAGGAAACAGAGTAGTCTCACTGGCTCTGAGGCTGCACCGCCTTTAATGTGGTACCAGAAGTATAGCAGGAAACAGAGTAGTCTCACTGGCTCTGAGGCTGCACCGCCTTTAATGTGGTACCAGAAGTATAGCAGGAAACAGAGTAGTCTCACTGGCTCTGAGGCTGCACCGCCTTTAATGTGGTACCAGAAGTATAGCAGGAAACAGAGTAGTCTCACTGGCTCTGAGGCTGCACCGCCGTTAATGTGGTACCAGAAGTATAGCAGGAAACAGAGAAGTCTCACTGGCTCTGAGGCTGCACCGCCGTTAATGTGGTACCAGAAGTATAGCAGGAAACAGAGTAGTCTCACTGGCTCTGAGGCTGCACCGCCGTTGATGTGGTACCAGAAGTATAGCAGGAAACAGAGAAGTCTCACTGGCTCTGAGGCTGCACCGCCGTTAATGTGGTACCAGAAGTATAGCAGGAAACAGAGTAGTCTCAGTGGCTCTGAGGCTGCACCGCCGCTAATGTGGTACCAGAAGTATAGCAGGAATCAGAGTAGTCTCACTAGCTCTGAGGCTGCACCGCCGTTAATGTGGTACCAGAAGTATAGCAGGAAACAGAGTAGTCTCACTAGCTCTGAGGCTGCACCGCCGTTAATGTGGTACCAGAAGTATAGCAGGAAACAGAGAAGTCTCACTGGCTCTGAGGCTACCCGCCGTTAATGTTGTACCAGAAGTATAGGTGATCCGAATCAGTATTGTCGCAGTGCTCCAACCTATTCCATCAAAAGCACTATCTCCAAGATTTCTACGGACTTAGCATTACTTTCCTCTGGCTCAAAATAGTTAGTgaaattgttagtaaaattaattggaattttaagaggccatttttattttacataggtGTTAAAAACTGTACTCCGACTTCAGAGCCCTAcaacatttcaatttaaactttaagTCTTGTTATCGTGGAATTGATTTGgtgattggaatatcttccagtgttCACCACTATTTAAGAATAATTCTTATGCTACTTTAAAAGGGTATTACTATGACGTACTTGTCATTAAAAAACATCGGGATCCATACCTCAGGTTATTGCTatgatatattatgtaatatttactatatgacatataagtatatatatatatatatatatatatatatatatatatatatatatatatatatatgtattaataagaaatagCGTCATTAAAAACATCGGGATCCATACCTCAGGTTATTGCTatgatatattatgtaatatttactatatgacatataagtatatatatatgtattaataagaaatagCGTCATTAAAAAACATCGGGATCCATACCTCAGGTTATTGCTat contains these protein-coding regions:
- the LOC124366858 gene encoding uncharacterized protein LOC124366858 gives rise to the protein MWYQKYSRKQSSLTGSEAAPPLMWYQKYSRKQSSLTGSEAAPPLMWYQKYSRKQSSLTGSEAAPPLMWYQKYSRKQSSLTGSEAAPPLMWYQKYSRKQRSLTGSEAAPPLMWYQKYSRKQSSLTGSEAAPPLMWYQKYSRKQRSLTGSEAAPPLMWYQKYSRKQSSLSGSEAAPPLMWYQKYSRNQSSLTSSEAAPPLMWYQKYSRKQSSLTSSEAAPPLMWYQKYSRKQRSLTGSEATRR